atgagcttctggcaatGCATGGacgcggctatcccggtttcatctcttggttcaaacaaacggtaattccattagaccatttcatttcttcgtctatTTTCTGGCTAATGCAACAATCATTttgtattaaacttgtaggctagttcagagtctatggacgccgaattgagacaagtcgctaatggttttgactataaggtccgttcatttgacaaatacgacatcaacaggtatcgctttcgtacctatggtaaagagctatctatggccgaccgaaagtctacaaattgttgtgtctctgctatcggcgaaggagataccgagtattatggaagagttgaagcaatttatgaacttctattctatggtgcaaacccaccgaacgtcgtagtcttcaaatgttattggttccagccaaaggagactagaaggactcatgaacatctagggctagtcgaaatcaaacaaagcacccatttggatgttcccgatgtctatattacggctcaacaggcaacccaagttttctatctaccgtgggcctgccaaagtgatccaaatctcaatggttgggatgtcgtttatgaagtgccgccacatGTTAGACTacctccccccaatgaagaggattatgaacctcacattaacccagacacatatgaaggagagttcttccaagaaacacgtctttccaaaaaacgtttcaagaaccgctctacttcaccccagaacattgaagtagacagcgacagtgaatccgagcatgagccggaacaagaagagccggaacatgaagagccggaacaagaagaggttactgctgcggatgacctgtcaatgcttgaccgattacgtaaaggaggccttccacatgttgatgcatttattgatgatgatgatgagcacgtcattactgatagtgatgatgatgatgcatttattgaccCCGAAGCATATATAGACGATGAAGATTAATATTATAGTTCATGTTAGGTATTCCATTTttttatgttcatgatgatgatacacttaaattatatacatattattattcatgtcaggtattctttttttatgttgtactaattttgtttactctttgtcattgcaggtgttgacagatGGTGGGCGCGGGTCGAGAGCGCTCCGGGGCTCCTTCCTCGGCGCGTGGTGGGACGGGTAGTTCCATTCCACCCCAGACCCTCCGGAGAGCGCTAGATCTCAGTATGCAGACACCACCGGCGGTCGCTTCTTCTTTGGCCGGGAGAGGTCGgggggaagaagaaggagaaggctagtagaggtggacgtggtggcgggagaggtaggaaggctgccactacgccttcctcgccgccaccctcagCTGATTCACCTAACCATAGGACTGCTCCGTCTGAGATGGAGCCGCCTGAGGTGGACCCGTCTCGGACcccggtccacgagcctcgggCCGACGAGCCTTCGCCCCACGAGACTCCGGTCCCAAAGGCTTCGTCCCACGAGACTCTGGATCAGGCTACGTCGTAGCCAAACCGATTGGGGGACTGGCCGGAgtcgagtggccatgctgatggtgACGAGGGTGGCTATAGTTCTGATAGCTATAGTGAGAGTGAGCTGGTTGAGGGGGGCAATgtctaccagcgtggtggtaCAAAGCTCCCGCCCACCCTGGTGACCCCTGACCAGAGGTGGTTGATTACGCCTGATGgggagaagtaagtgcatttactcttttttaaccttttgccttcaCATTTCTTCGAATATCTAATGCGTTAGTCTTATCATACTGCAGGTCTTGGAAACACGGTCGTGGTGTCCGCAGGCCCAACACAGTCCTTGGTGTGATTTGTCGCCACAGCTTCCCggggtgggtcacgttgcccggtgagggcCAGGTTCCAGAGCTAGGAATGacctgggagcactacttggctgccccggccccgccggggaAGAGGATCGGCGGTGTCGAGTGCCACACGGTGGCCGACGTTGTGATCCAAACGTTTTGGGTAATTTTTCCTCTCTCGTCTACGTTGTGTTTTCTTGTTCGATTGGCAaccctagtgattgtactaatccgTGTTTtcttgtttgattgcagaccttTTAGAGGTGTGCTGAGGGACAGGAGGAGGCCGCGGCTCGGGTTATCGAAGCCGAGTGGAGGCGGCTACTTCAAAACTGGCGGAACGGGGCTCGGACGCAGGCTACTCGAGACTACTTCGCCTCGATTGGTATTAGGATGTCCAAGTCGAAGTGCCGCACAAAGtatctgagtaaggagaagtacatgaaggtaattacctattcttaaggccttgtatttagttttcttgatttgattcgtaggcgtAGCGCTCAAATTTCTCTTACttaacttaggtgcccccgagatggtgtgtggatagcctggattgttgggaggcgttggtggatgagtggtgctctccccaatggctaTCCACCCACAACAATGCAAAGGATCGGCGTGGCAAAATGAgcggtgtgccacaccatcaaggcagcgtCAACCTATATCAGTACGGGGATAattgggtatgtggtttgcttcatgattcatgcaaattcagtcttcatgctagcttgagcccttaactaatacTTTGTTCCTCTCCTTTAGACGTGGCACAACAAGACGGATGTTCCAGAGTTGTtcgacctctatgccatggcccatagTGCCCCGTAtaagaaggccaaggcattctCTGAGTCTGATCTCAATGATCCAAAGAACTTCACCAATCGcgcctcccacaacaagctcgtgaggtacagagatgaggggaaggcgaggaaagggccGGACATTAACCCAAGCCAGCctattgatccagagctggtgatgatatctggtggcgggcgGAACCATGGCTTGTTAGCCATTGGggatggactgatacgttgtACTAGCACTCTCCCGCAGATCAAGAGGCGCCAGACGAGCTCCgatcctgagataaggcctcgtccACGGCCAATGGATCTCGAAATCAAGGTTAGTTATACAGAATCAGATacctttcctccattacattatgtgtgcggccgacgatgatTATAATGCTAaagaggagtggtgttgcaggctacTATTGAGGAAGAGAGAGCAAAGACCCAGGAGCTTCTGGCGGAGGTAAGGAGgcaggcggcggagagggagagggagattgAGGAGAGGACGGCTAGGCTTTTggaggagaggaaccggaacgacTTGGCTAACCGGGCCATATACGAGCTCTTCacggtaagtttcttctgcataTTAGCTAAATCATGCACGCAATGTTCCTTTCATTAgtaactaatatgactgactcgttaaaaccaaatgtgcagtccatgtgcgagaagaatggtcagacccctccgccgatgccagtcATTGCTCCGGCGGACACGGTGAGTTtcatttgaatggacattacttatTAGTCTTCACAATGAgttgcatcatgctaacgagacattgcaaatgatcttCAATTTGGTGCAGCATAACTCCTGACAAGCATCGACATCTGCCATTGGCGCGAGCAAGAACCCCGatcctcctccgtctgccactaCCACGAGCAAGAACCCCGATCCTTCACCTACGGGTTGATGGTAAGTTTTGCCTAGTGCTTTGCTtaattagctccaaaatgacctatttaacctaggatagctctaaaatgacctatacttagcattttttcctccaaaatgacttaatatgcttagcTAGCTCAAAATTGACCTATTTAACCTAggatagctctaaaatgacctatacttagcattttttcctccaaatgacttaatatgcttagcTAGCTCTAGAATGATATAATATGCTTACGAAATGACATATTTTA
This sequence is a window from Aegilops tauschii subsp. strangulata cultivar AL8/78 chromosome 7, Aet v6.0, whole genome shotgun sequence. Protein-coding genes within it:
- the LOC141027037 gene encoding uncharacterized protein — protein: WHNKTDVPELFDLYAMAHSAPYKKAKAFSESDLNDPKNFTNRASHNKLVRYRDEGKARKGPDINPSQPIDPELVMISGGGRNHGLLAIGDGLIRCTSTLPQIKRRQTSSDPEIRPRPRPMDLEIKATIEEERAKTQELLAEVRRQAAEREREIEERTARLLEERNRNDLANRAIYELFTVSFFCILAKSCTQCSFH